From Granulicella sp. WH15, the proteins below share one genomic window:
- a CDS encoding CusA/CzcA family heavy metal efflux RND transporter, with translation MIRKIVDFALNNRFIILVIAILLFVWGGISFHNLPVEAYPDVANNYVTVITQWPGRAAEEVEQQVTVPLEIAMAGIPHMTHLRSTSLAGLSSLTMVFDDDSINDWNRAKVLERLSQVTLPNGLQPQIGTDWSPVGQIYWYQLESTNPQYDTMALKSLEDWTLERQFRSVPGVVDVSSFGGVTREYQVILNPDKLVQYGLSVSQVTQQLAANNVNAGGSFIEVGQQQINVREVGLFHTVKDIQQTVLKTQNGTALRVSDIATVQQGPKIRLGQIGKAIRRQDGKLVDNQDAVEGVVLLQKGDNSDETLVAIHAKVKELNEHVLPPGVKIVPFLDRSDLLGLTTKTVLHNLTEGIILVVIILFLFLGNLRGALIVALTIPFSLLFASICLDLKHIPANLLSLGALDFGMVVDGAVVMVENIVRHLSHGKREDMTPMEQIREAAYEVQRPVFYAIGIIITAYLPIFTLQSVEGRLFKPMSWTVAFALLGALIFSIILAPVLASFLFRKGTTEWENPVLKWITNGYRHAAQFAIEHRPITFGVALAAFGATVFLGMSGVVGSEFLPHLDEGAIWVRGTLAPSTGPTESRRVADLARIKLASFPEVKQVVSQIGRPDDGTDTTGFFNTEYYVDLKPKKEWRPVFKENKEELIGAMDRELEKMPGVVWGFSQPISDNVEEAVSGVKGELAVKLYGTDLKTLEAKGDEIVGVMSGIKGVADLGLFRVIGQPNLNFEVDREAAARYGINVSDVQEAIESAVGGNAVTQVLEGDARYDVTARYSPMYRATPEAIANIRLVSPTGERVSLSQVTKQKIEDGAEEIYREGGLRYVAIKYSVRNRDLGSTVEEAIAKVSSQVKLPPGYKIDWAGEYESQKRSSRRLMIVLPLTIMLIFIILYGMFGSFKWATLILANVAMAPFGGMLALLLTKTHFSVSSGVGFLALFGVSVQTGIIMLEYINQMRVAGHSVESSAIEGAVLRLRPIMMTMLVATLGLLPAATSHEIGSDSQRPFAIVIVGGLVGALLISVFLLPTLYVWIARDTDILPKREMEFDQ, from the coding sequence GGGTGGGATCTCGTTCCACAACCTTCCGGTCGAGGCTTATCCGGACGTCGCCAACAACTATGTGACCGTGATTACGCAGTGGCCGGGCCGCGCCGCCGAAGAGGTGGAACAGCAGGTGACGGTGCCGCTCGAGATCGCCATGGCCGGTATCCCGCACATGACGCACCTGCGGTCGACGTCGCTGGCCGGGCTTTCGAGCCTGACGATGGTCTTCGACGACGACAGCATCAACGACTGGAACCGCGCCAAGGTGCTGGAGCGGCTCTCGCAGGTGACGCTGCCGAACGGGTTGCAGCCGCAGATCGGGACGGACTGGAGCCCGGTCGGGCAGATCTACTGGTATCAGCTCGAAAGCACGAACCCACAGTACGACACGATGGCTCTGAAGAGCCTCGAGGACTGGACTCTGGAGCGGCAGTTCCGCAGCGTGCCGGGCGTGGTGGACGTCTCGAGCTTCGGCGGCGTGACGCGCGAGTACCAGGTGATCCTGAACCCGGACAAGCTGGTGCAGTACGGGCTGAGTGTGAGCCAGGTGACGCAGCAGCTCGCCGCGAATAACGTGAACGCGGGCGGCAGCTTTATCGAGGTCGGCCAGCAGCAGATCAACGTGCGCGAGGTCGGGCTCTTCCACACCGTCAAGGACATTCAGCAGACGGTGCTGAAGACGCAGAACGGCACGGCGCTGCGGGTCTCCGACATCGCCACCGTGCAGCAGGGACCAAAGATCCGTCTGGGGCAGATCGGCAAGGCGATCCGGCGGCAGGATGGCAAGCTCGTCGATAACCAGGACGCCGTGGAAGGCGTGGTGCTGCTGCAGAAGGGCGATAACTCCGACGAGACGCTGGTCGCCATCCACGCGAAGGTGAAGGAGCTGAACGAGCATGTGCTGCCGCCTGGGGTGAAGATCGTTCCCTTCCTCGACCGCAGCGACCTGCTGGGGCTGACGACGAAGACGGTGCTGCACAACCTGACCGAAGGCATCATCCTGGTCGTCATCATCCTGTTCCTGTTCCTGGGCAATCTGCGCGGCGCGCTGATCGTGGCGCTGACGATTCCCTTCTCGCTGCTGTTCGCCTCGATCTGCCTGGACCTGAAGCATATTCCGGCGAACCTGCTGAGCCTGGGTGCGCTGGACTTCGGCATGGTGGTCGATGGCGCGGTAGTGATGGTCGAGAACATCGTCCGCCACCTGAGCCACGGCAAGCGCGAAGACATGACGCCGATGGAGCAGATTCGCGAGGCCGCCTATGAAGTACAGCGGCCCGTGTTCTATGCGATCGGCATCATCATCACGGCGTATCTGCCTATCTTTACGCTGCAATCGGTGGAAGGCCGCCTGTTCAAGCCGATGAGCTGGACGGTGGCGTTCGCGCTCCTGGGCGCGCTCATCTTCTCGATTATTCTGGCTCCGGTGCTGGCAAGCTTCCTCTTCCGCAAGGGCACCACCGAGTGGGAGAACCCGGTACTGAAGTGGATCACGAACGGCTACCGCCATGCGGCGCAGTTCGCCATCGAGCATCGGCCGATCACCTTCGGCGTGGCGCTGGCGGCGTTTGGGGCCACGGTGTTCCTGGGCATGTCAGGCGTGGTGGGCTCAGAGTTTCTGCCGCACCTCGATGAGGGCGCGATCTGGGTTCGCGGTACGCTGGCTCCCAGCACGGGACCGACCGAGAGCCGTCGCGTGGCCGACCTGGCGCGCATCAAGCTGGCTTCGTTCCCCGAGGTGAAGCAGGTAGTGAGCCAGATCGGGCGGCCCGATGACGGCACCGATACGACCGGCTTCTTCAACACCGAGTACTACGTGGACCTGAAGCCGAAGAAAGAGTGGCGGCCGGTCTTCAAGGAGAACAAGGAAGAGCTGATCGGGGCGATGGACCGCGAGCTGGAGAAGATGCCCGGCGTGGTCTGGGGCTTCTCGCAGCCGATCTCGGACAACGTGGAAGAGGCCGTGAGCGGCGTGAAGGGCGAGCTGGCGGTGAAGTTGTACGGCACCGACCTAAAGACGCTCGAGGCCAAGGGCGATGAGATCGTCGGCGTGATGTCGGGGATCAAGGGCGTGGCCGACCTCGGGTTGTTCCGGGTGATCGGACAGCCGAACCTGAACTTCGAGGTAGATCGTGAGGCGGCGGCGCGGTACGGCATCAATGTGTCGGACGTGCAGGAGGCAATTGAGAGCGCGGTGGGCGGCAACGCCGTGACCCAGGTGCTCGAAGGCGATGCGCGCTACGACGTGACGGCGAGGTATAGCCCGATGTATCGAGCTACTCCCGAGGCCATTGCGAATATTCGGCTGGTGTCTCCGACGGGCGAGCGGGTCTCGCTCTCGCAGGTGACCAAGCAGAAGATCGAAGACGGAGCCGAGGAGATCTACCGCGAGGGCGGGCTGCGCTACGTCGCCATCAAGTACAGTGTGCGCAACCGCGACCTGGGCAGCACCGTGGAAGAGGCGATCGCGAAGGTGAGCTCGCAGGTGAAGCTGCCGCCGGGATACAAGATCGACTGGGCCGGTGAGTACGAGAGCCAGAAGCGCAGCTCTCGCAGGCTGATGATCGTGCTGCCGCTGACGATCATGCTGATCTTCATCATCCTGTACGGCATGTTTGGATCGTTCAAGTGGGCGACGCTGATCCTGGCGAACGTGGCGATGGCTCCGTTCGGCGGAATGTTGGCGCTGTTGTTGACGAAGACGCACTTCAGCGTTTCGTCGGGCGTGGGCTTCCTCGCTCTGTTCGGCGTGTCGGTGCAGACCGGCATCATCATGCTGGAGTACATCAACCAGATGCGCGTGGCCGGGCATAGCGTGGAGTCTTCGGCCATCGAAGGCGCGGTGCTGCGGTTGCGGCCGATCATGATGACGATGCTGGTAGCCACGCTGGGCCTGCTGCCCGCGGCGACCTCGCACGAGATCGGCTCCGACTCGCAGAGGCCGTTTGCGATTGTGATTGTAGGCGGGTTGGTGGGAGCGCTGCTCATCAGCGTCTTCCTGCTGCCGACGCTGTATGTGTGGATTGCGCGCGACACGGATATTCTGCCGAAGCGCGAGATGGAGTTCGATCAGTGA
- a CDS encoding alpha/beta fold hydrolase yields MKKLVYLLLLVALFASFSCAFGLEKPVRHDFVIKNFKTESGVTLPEAHVVYGTYGHLNAAHDNVILLPSHYMAKLEGYEWLMGPDKCLDPDKYFLVSTELFGNGSSSSPSNTPEPFHGPRFPLMTIRDNVQAVHQLLLEDLQVTHLKAIIGFSMGAEQAFQWAVTYPEMADKIVATSGTARAYGHGIMRLESQISAIAADETFKGGDYVEEPKKGLQATQAVWAAWLYSPQWWREELWRTTSKPGETQEDVIHRMANGNNRNDANDQILQMRTWQKHDIGTSPGFGGDTKKALRSIKVPVLYMPSMSDQYFPVGDARYEAQYMHTVTLLPIPTLWGHSAGRAIDPADGKFLNENIAKFLAGEPVAAEKVVPATN; encoded by the coding sequence ATGAAAAAACTTGTCTATCTCCTCCTTCTGGTGGCTTTGTTCGCGAGTTTTTCGTGTGCCTTTGGCTTAGAGAAGCCTGTGCGGCATGATTTTGTGATCAAGAACTTCAAGACGGAGAGTGGCGTGACGCTGCCGGAGGCTCATGTGGTGTATGGGACCTATGGGCATTTGAACGCAGCGCACGACAATGTGATCCTGCTGCCTTCGCACTATATGGCGAAGCTGGAGGGGTACGAGTGGCTGATGGGGCCGGATAAGTGCCTGGATCCTGATAAGTATTTTCTGGTATCGACTGAGTTGTTCGGCAATGGGAGTTCGTCTTCGCCCAGCAACACGCCGGAGCCGTTTCATGGGCCGCGCTTTCCTCTGATGACCATTCGGGATAACGTGCAGGCGGTGCATCAGTTGCTGCTCGAGGATCTGCAGGTGACGCATTTGAAGGCGATCATCGGATTTTCGATGGGGGCGGAGCAGGCGTTTCAGTGGGCGGTGACCTATCCGGAGATGGCGGATAAGATTGTGGCCACGTCGGGAACTGCGAGGGCCTATGGGCACGGGATTATGCGGCTGGAGAGCCAGATCTCCGCGATTGCCGCGGACGAGACCTTCAAGGGCGGAGACTATGTCGAGGAGCCGAAGAAGGGTCTCCAAGCAACACAGGCTGTGTGGGCCGCGTGGCTGTATTCGCCGCAGTGGTGGCGAGAGGAGCTCTGGCGTACGACTTCGAAGCCGGGGGAAACCCAGGAAGATGTCATCCATCGCATGGCGAATGGGAACAATCGCAACGACGCCAATGATCAGATTCTGCAGATGCGGACGTGGCAGAAGCATGACATCGGAACGTCTCCGGGCTTCGGAGGCGATACGAAGAAGGCGCTAAGATCGATCAAGGTTCCGGTGTTGTATATGCCATCGATGTCGGATCAATATTTTCCGGTGGGCGATGCCCGGTACGAGGCGCAGTATATGCATACCGTGACACTGTTGCCGATTCCTACGCTGTGGGGGCACTCGGCCGGGCGTGCTATCGATCCGGCGGATGGGAAGTTTCTGAATGAGAACATCGCGAAGTTTCTTGCAGGCGAGCCGGTTGCTGCAGAGAAGGTTGTGCCGGCAACAAATTGA
- a CDS encoding DUF4147 domain-containing protein, whose product MSLPLVARSILSGTLERVRIPDVLPRRVLYRDGVLHLGDLAYPMRSFRRVILIVIGKAAVPMCETVLPILDGAFEPGQTLAGVVVGTVPLPTPDPRIQFFRGGHPHPDAASRQAADAILQLLASADEATLVLFLISGGGSAMLEKPLAPEVSLEETAQFHAALVRSGLPITQMNALRKHFSRVKGGRLALAAAPATQCTLLISDVPADALDVISSGPSLPDLSTVAECRELIASRPDGLGLPPSVLAFFQTPHLEETPKPDHPAFLNAAWVALLSSEDLCSNASSLATDSGFTVAIDNSCDDLDYRIAARYLIDRLIALRAEHPKVCLISAGELSVQLGTSHGSGGRNQQFVLECARIIAEEKLSITVLSAGSDGIDGHSPAAGAVADETTWARAIALGINPSEALENFNSFPLFESLGDAIITGPTGNNLRDLRILLSD is encoded by the coding sequence ATGAGTTTACCCTTGGTAGCGCGGTCGATCCTCTCAGGCACGCTCGAACGCGTGCGTATCCCCGATGTGCTGCCTCGCCGCGTGCTCTATCGGGACGGAGTGCTGCACCTCGGCGACCTCGCGTACCCCATGCGGAGCTTCCGCCGGGTCATACTCATCGTCATCGGCAAGGCTGCTGTGCCCATGTGCGAGACGGTCCTGCCCATCCTCGATGGTGCTTTCGAGCCCGGCCAGACTCTTGCCGGAGTAGTCGTCGGAACCGTTCCGCTCCCCACCCCGGACCCGCGCATCCAGTTCTTTCGCGGCGGTCATCCTCATCCGGACGCGGCCTCACGCCAGGCCGCCGACGCCATCCTCCAACTGCTCGCCTCCGCGGACGAGGCGACCCTGGTCCTCTTCCTCATCAGCGGCGGCGGCTCGGCCATGCTGGAAAAGCCTCTCGCCCCGGAGGTCTCGCTCGAAGAGACCGCGCAGTTCCACGCGGCGCTCGTCCGCTCCGGCCTGCCCATCACGCAGATGAACGCCCTGCGCAAGCACTTCTCCCGGGTCAAGGGAGGCCGCTTGGCTCTCGCCGCTGCGCCCGCCACACAGTGCACCCTGCTCATCTCCGACGTCCCCGCCGACGCGCTGGACGTCATCAGCTCCGGGCCGTCGCTGCCCGATCTCTCTACGGTGGCGGAGTGCCGCGAGCTGATCGCCTCTCGCCCGGACGGTCTCGGCCTGCCGCCCAGCGTGCTCGCCTTCTTTCAAACCCCTCACCTCGAAGAGACCCCTAAGCCCGACCACCCGGCCTTCCTCAACGCCGCCTGGGTCGCCCTGCTCTCGAGCGAGGACCTTTGCAGCAACGCCTCCAGTCTGGCCACCGACTCAGGCTTCACCGTCGCTATCGACAACAGTTGCGACGATCTCGACTACCGCATCGCGGCCCGCTACCTGATCGACCGCTTGATCGCCCTGCGTGCCGAGCACCCTAAAGTCTGTTTAATCTCCGCCGGAGAGCTTTCAGTCCAACTGGGCACAAGCCACGGCAGCGGCGGCAGAAACCAGCAGTTTGTTCTGGAGTGTGCGCGGATCATTGCGGAAGAGAAGCTGTCGATCACCGTACTCAGCGCAGGTTCGGACGGCATCGACGGCCACAGCCCAGCCGCGGGAGCAGTAGCGGACGAGACCACATGGGCCAGGGCAATAGCTCTCGGGATCAACCCCTCCGAGGCGCTGGAGAACTTCAACAGCTTTCCCCTCTTCGAGTCCCTCGGCGACGCCATCATCACCGGCCCTACCGGCAACAACCTCCGCGACCTGAGGATTCTTCTCAGCGATTGA
- a CDS encoding APC family permease gives MTKKMRLLPLIGATYFMVAGGPYGLEDIIGKAGYGRALLLLLVIPFVWSLPTSLMVGELASALPEEGGYYTWVRRALGQFWGFQEAWLSLAASIFDMAIYPVTFVLYLSRIAPALTAGSRGTLWALAVVVGCAAWNMRGARAVGRGSILLFVALLTPFLVLIGIGFYRAAGLGHIWGLLRAPSATPDMAGAVSVALWNYMGWDNASTVAQEVERPQRNYPRAMLIAAALVALTYILPLAAVGLAGVPAEQFSTGAWVDAAASLAGPWLALAVVVGGTISGIGMFNALMMSYTRLPYAMAQEKLLPAIFTRVTQAGVPWASVALCGVAWALALRLSFERLISIDLVLYGVALLLEFVALVVLRVREPHLKRPFRVPGGTLAAVLLGVCPAGLIGFALWAARGERVAGIPSLLFAGIVALAGPAVYLTMRGITRLQRSR, from the coding sequence TTGACGAAGAAGATGCGGCTGCTGCCGCTGATCGGCGCCACCTACTTCATGGTCGCGGGCGGCCCCTATGGGCTCGAAGACATCATCGGCAAGGCGGGGTACGGCCGGGCTCTGCTGCTGCTGCTGGTCATCCCCTTCGTCTGGAGCCTGCCGACGAGCCTGATGGTGGGCGAGTTGGCCAGCGCACTGCCCGAGGAGGGCGGCTACTACACCTGGGTGCGGCGGGCGCTCGGCCAGTTCTGGGGGTTCCAGGAGGCGTGGCTCTCGCTGGCGGCGAGCATCTTCGACATGGCCATCTACCCGGTCACGTTCGTGCTCTACCTGAGCCGCATCGCTCCGGCCCTCACCGCCGGAAGCCGGGGAACGCTGTGGGCGCTGGCCGTCGTGGTGGGGTGCGCGGCGTGGAATATGCGCGGTGCGCGGGCGGTGGGAAGGGGGTCGATCCTGCTCTTCGTCGCACTGCTGACGCCTTTTCTGGTGCTCATTGGGATTGGGTTCTACCGCGCCGCTGGTCTGGGACATATTTGGGGACTGTTGCGCGCCCCCAGTGCGACGCCCGATATGGCCGGGGCCGTCTCCGTGGCGCTGTGGAACTACATGGGCTGGGATAACGCCTCCACCGTCGCCCAGGAGGTGGAGCGTCCCCAGCGCAACTACCCGCGCGCGATGCTGATCGCCGCCGCTCTGGTCGCGCTCACCTATATTCTGCCTCTGGCTGCGGTGGGGCTCGCCGGGGTTCCGGCCGAGCAGTTTTCGACGGGTGCATGGGTCGATGCGGCGGCCAGTCTGGCGGGGCCGTGGCTGGCGCTGGCGGTGGTCGTGGGCGGCACCATCAGCGGCATCGGCATGTTTAACGCGCTGATGATGAGCTATACCCGCCTGCCTTACGCGATGGCTCAGGAGAAGCTGCTGCCCGCGATCTTCACCCGCGTAACCCAGGCCGGAGTGCCGTGGGCGAGCGTCGCCCTGTGCGGCGTGGCCTGGGCGCTGGCGCTGCGGCTCTCGTTCGAGCGGCTCATCTCGATCGACCTGGTGCTCTATGGAGTGGCCCTGCTGCTGGAGTTCGTCGCGCTGGTGGTGTTGCGGGTGCGTGAGCCGCACCTGAAGCGGCCGTTCCGCGTGCCCGGAGGGACGCTGGCGGCGGTTCTGCTGGGAGTGTGTCCGGCGGGGTTGATCGGCTTCGCACTGTGGGCAGCTCGGGGTGAGAGAGTCGCCGGGATTCCCTCCCTGCTCTTCGCCGGAATCGTGGCACTGGCCGGTCCGGCGGTCTACCTCACCATGCGTGGCATTACCAGGTTGCAACGCTCCCGTTAA
- a CDS encoding TolC family protein: MSPLDVRKAVWVLGTLAALSAPVLAQAGQSPAAAAYAAETGVGVDPRKPPAAKAGAYTLQQIVAMAEAKNPLLLAAQANLRAVRAQELQAGVRQNPNLTVDGTSVNLPGNGTQGNPYEYDVLVSRLFERGDKRRWRLDAARATTGQTQAQLEDTVRQTVLTIKQAFTRMLIAKAALEIANQNLKDYRHEVEISRDRYKAGDLGKLDYERLDLQLGDFESDAANDEINLLQASDQLQTLIGVETPTEAFDITGDIVPPVVTNAKQDLIQAALAKRPDYAAANAAVTAATANTRLAFANGTTDPTLQGEYSRVGTYNAAGFAVSVPLRFFDRNQGNKQTAQLQQDATVLTATAARNQVVSDVDQAWVGYTRAKALSDRFSEHYLDESREILSISQFSFEHGGLALIDYLDALRDARSSTNDALNAFATTWNAIHQLSAASATELIP, translated from the coding sequence ATGAGTCCGCTTGATGTAAGAAAAGCCGTTTGGGTGCTGGGCACGTTGGCCGCGCTGTCGGCGCCGGTGCTGGCCCAGGCTGGTCAAAGCCCTGCGGCGGCGGCCTATGCTGCTGAGACCGGCGTTGGAGTCGATCCGCGCAAGCCGCCTGCCGCGAAGGCGGGAGCCTATACGCTGCAACAGATCGTCGCGATGGCCGAGGCGAAAAACCCTCTGCTGCTCGCCGCGCAGGCGAATCTGCGGGCGGTTCGGGCGCAGGAGCTACAGGCTGGAGTGCGCCAGAACCCGAACCTGACGGTGGACGGCACCAGCGTCAACCTGCCCGGCAACGGCACCCAGGGCAATCCCTACGAGTACGACGTGCTGGTCTCCCGCCTCTTCGAGCGCGGCGACAAGCGGCGCTGGCGTCTGGATGCGGCGCGGGCCACGACCGGCCAGACCCAGGCGCAGCTCGAAGATACTGTCCGGCAGACGGTGCTGACGATCAAGCAGGCCTTTACCAGAATGCTGATCGCGAAGGCCGCGCTTGAGATCGCGAACCAGAACCTTAAGGACTATCGGCACGAGGTGGAGATCAGCCGCGACCGCTACAAGGCGGGCGACCTGGGCAAGCTCGACTACGAACGGCTCGACCTGCAACTGGGCGACTTCGAGAGCGATGCCGCGAATGATGAGATCAACCTGCTTCAGGCCAGCGACCAGCTCCAGACCCTCATCGGGGTGGAGACCCCGACCGAGGCGTTCGACATCACCGGAGACATCGTTCCTCCCGTGGTGACCAATGCGAAGCAGGATCTGATTCAGGCCGCACTGGCCAAACGCCCCGACTACGCCGCGGCCAACGCTGCGGTGACGGCGGCCACGGCGAACACGCGTCTGGCCTTCGCTAACGGAACCACCGATCCTACTCTCCAGGGCGAGTACAGCCGTGTCGGCACCTACAACGCGGCAGGCTTCGCGGTCAGCGTTCCGCTGCGGTTCTTTGACCGGAACCAGGGCAACAAGCAGACGGCGCAGTTGCAGCAGGATGCGACCGTGTTGACGGCGACGGCGGCGCGGAACCAGGTGGTCTCGGATGTGGACCAGGCCTGGGTGGGATATACGCGGGCCAAGGCGCTGTCGGATCGGTTCAGCGAGCACTATCTGGATGAGTCGCGGGAGATTCTTTCGATCTCGCAGTTCTCGTTTGAGCATGGTGGGCTGGCGTTGATCGACTATCTCGATGCGTTGCGGGATGCCCGGTCTTCGACCAACGATGCGTTGAATGCGTTTGCGACGACGTGGAATGCGATTCATCAGTTGAGTGCGGCGAGTGCTACGGAGTTGATTCCGTAG
- a CDS encoding ATP-binding protein → MQELSNAPGVSTNSGEGIVPLRTGVRPTGVLILRGVTLSLQTLEAIGSLISVSLDRASAVDEVAHSAATQESERFRSAILDSITHELRTPLTSIKCSVVTLLASATPRAEEHTLLTVIDQESDRLNRLITEAIEIAQLDSQQTNMTLAPSRIEAIISSAVASTRERLSGREIVVRTAPSLPTLILDRVRIEKVVSHLLENAAKYSDAGKPIFISAELSGRFVACSVADRGIGIDPSEQVLVFNKLYRARNRAAESLGSGMGLAISRAIVEAHGGSIAVTSQLGEGSVFTFLLPIPD, encoded by the coding sequence TTGCAGGAGCTATCCAATGCGCCGGGCGTCTCGACTAACTCGGGTGAGGGTATCGTCCCACTTAGAACCGGAGTAAGACCCACGGGAGTACTTATCCTGCGTGGAGTTACTCTTTCCTTGCAGACGCTCGAGGCCATCGGCAGTTTGATCTCCGTTTCGCTGGATCGAGCGAGTGCCGTTGATGAGGTGGCTCACTCCGCGGCAACACAGGAGAGCGAGCGGTTCCGCTCAGCGATTCTGGATTCGATCACGCACGAGCTGCGCACGCCGCTGACCTCGATCAAATGCTCTGTCGTAACGCTATTGGCCTCTGCGACCCCGAGGGCCGAGGAGCATACGCTCCTGACCGTGATCGACCAGGAGAGCGATCGCCTGAATCGTTTGATCACGGAGGCGATTGAGATCGCTCAGCTCGACTCCCAACAAACCAACATGACACTCGCACCGAGCAGGATCGAGGCCATCATCTCCTCCGCCGTGGCCTCCACGCGCGAGAGGCTCTCCGGCCGCGAGATCGTCGTTCGCACGGCTCCCTCGCTGCCGACTCTTATCCTCGATCGCGTACGTATCGAAAAGGTCGTGAGCCATCTTCTGGAGAATGCCGCGAAGTACTCCGACGCCGGCAAGCCGATCTTCATCAGCGCCGAGCTTAGTGGACGGTTCGTAGCCTGCAGCGTCGCCGACCGCGGCATCGGCATCGACCCCTCGGAGCAGGTGCTGGTCTTCAACAAGCTATACCGGGCCCGCAATCGTGCGGCGGAGAGCCTGGGTAGCGGCATGGGGCTGGCCATCTCCCGTGCTATCGTCGAGGCGCACGGAGGCAGCATCGCGGTGACCAGTCAGCTTGGCGAAGGCTCGGTCTTCACCTTCCTGCTGCCGATTCCAGATTAA
- a CDS encoding LLM class flavin-dependent oxidoreductase produces MRYGFWLPVFGGWLRNLDDENMETSWQYASRLARRAEELGFDLTLIAELNLNDIKGVEAPSLDAWTTAAALAAVTERLEIMVAVRPTFHNPALLAKQAANIDHIANGRLSLNVVSSWWKDEATKYGIPFDAHDDRYARTSEWLDVLDGCWSGQHFSHQGKLYSIDDNVLSPKPVPSRNFTGTPVAPQPKGGRPTLYAGGESETAKNLIAAKCDAYLMHGDPPETVGKKIADMRQRREAAGLPPMSFGVSGYAIVRDSESEAAREVERITDVSASDRGYASYQQWITGSKLEQEISLRDYSVSNRGLRSGFIGTPKMVRERLEEFAAVGVDLVLLQSSPQAEEMERFSAQVIVPDRAGSTRVAAGTV; encoded by the coding sequence ATGCGCTACGGATTCTGGCTGCCTGTCTTCGGCGGATGGCTGCGCAATCTGGATGACGAGAACATGGAGACGAGCTGGCAGTATGCCAGCCGTCTCGCCCGGCGGGCTGAGGAGCTAGGGTTCGACCTGACCCTGATCGCGGAGCTGAACCTGAACGACATCAAGGGCGTCGAGGCTCCGTCGCTCGATGCCTGGACGACCGCAGCCGCGCTGGCGGCTGTGACTGAGCGGCTGGAGATCATGGTGGCCGTGCGCCCCACCTTCCATAACCCCGCGCTGCTGGCCAAACAGGCGGCCAATATCGACCACATCGCCAACGGGCGGCTCAGCCTCAACGTCGTCTCGAGTTGGTGGAAGGATGAGGCGACCAAGTACGGCATTCCCTTCGACGCGCACGACGACCGCTACGCCCGCACCTCCGAGTGGCTCGACGTACTCGATGGATGCTGGAGCGGGCAGCACTTTTCGCACCAGGGCAAGCTCTACAGCATCGACGATAACGTGCTCTCACCCAAGCCTGTGCCGAGCCGTAACTTTACCGGCACGCCGGTCGCGCCGCAGCCGAAGGGAGGGCGACCCACGCTGTACGCCGGGGGCGAGTCGGAGACGGCCAAGAACCTTATCGCCGCCAAGTGCGACGCCTACCTGATGCACGGCGATCCGCCGGAGACGGTCGGCAAGAAGATAGCCGACATGCGCCAGCGTCGCGAGGCCGCCGGGCTGCCTCCCATGTCCTTCGGGGTCTCGGGCTACGCGATCGTCCGCGACTCGGAGAGTGAGGCGGCCCGCGAGGTCGAGCGTATTACCGACGTTAGCGCTTCGGATCGCGGCTATGCCAGCTACCAGCAGTGGATCACCGGCTCGAAGCTGGAGCAGGAGATTTCGCTCCGGGACTACTCGGTCTCGAACCGCGGTTTGCGCTCGGGATTTATCGGGACGCCGAAGATGGTTCGGGAGCGGCTGGAGGAGTTCGCGGCGGTCGGCGTCGATCTGGTTCTGCTGCAATCGAGCCCGCAGGCGGAGGAGATGGAGCGATTTTCGGCTCAAGTGATCGTTCCGGATCGCGCGGGCTCGACACGGGTTGCGGCTGGCACGGTATAA
- a CDS encoding inorganic diphosphatase has translation MPNYMELPVGAKSPEVINVVIEIPGEGVNKYEYDKELHVFRLDRNLYSPVHYPGDYGFIPSTLGDDGDPLDVLVLVDSPSFVGCVMEVRPIGLLEMMDQGLGDEKVLCVGMGNPRYKDVWNFSEIYPHMLKEITHFFSIYKDLEGKRVEVKGWRDAAYARNKVVEAQARFTENQKNPQPKPVPVE, from the coding sequence ATGCCAAATTACATGGAGTTGCCGGTCGGGGCCAAGTCGCCCGAAGTCATCAACGTAGTCATCGAGATTCCGGGAGAGGGTGTTAATAAGTACGAGTACGACAAGGAGCTTCATGTCTTCCGGCTGGACCGGAATCTCTATTCGCCTGTTCACTATCCGGGCGATTATGGATTCATTCCTTCCACGCTGGGCGACGATGGCGATCCGCTGGATGTGCTGGTTCTTGTTGATTCGCCAAGCTTTGTGGGCTGCGTGATGGAGGTTCGCCCCATCGGCCTGCTGGAGATGATGGACCAGGGGCTGGGTGATGAGAAGGTTCTGTGCGTGGGCATGGGCAATCCCCGGTATAAGGATGTGTGGAACTTCTCGGAGATCTATCCGCACATGCTGAAGGAGATCACGCACTTCTTCTCGATCTACAAGGATCTTGAGGGCAAGCGCGTCGAGGTAAAGGGCTGGCGCGATGCGGCGTATGCTCGCAACAAGGTCGTGGAGGCCCAGGCGCGGTTTACCGAGAACCAGAAGAACCCCCAGCCCAAGCCGGTTCCGGTGGAGTAG